Proteins from a genomic interval of Neodiprion lecontei isolate iyNeoLeco1 chromosome 2, iyNeoLeco1.1, whole genome shotgun sequence:
- the LOC107227838 gene encoding 39S ribosomal protein L44, mitochondrial, translating to MSSLRTCARAAIRIQKLTSVIYTGERGIKRWVAPTLRVINKRKAKLGPQPEPRRSNFLDWNYNAEIFAFNKRLSENFDVELLQQAFTHRSYVAQEEQKQREVGIENPELSIKDNTDLIVEGKCLTSEIVERYLRQALPRLPEEGILKLKDYLLSEEIVAKVSVQIGTKDIILSEDHPVRQETLVNTFFALVAALARSNDVVHTSFFVRDFLIATLSDKEILSIWTPSHPFQTLDAILNREKRGSADFRLTAQTGVNTILAAYQVAVYSDQQFLGIGTGETVQVAKNIAALDALQRMFGIADFSRPIPFNLTVDVSSQRTENLPLTKWCTENLKHTVGG from the exons ATGAGCTCATTACGCACGTGTGCTAGAGCAGCAATTCGCATACAAAAATTAACCTCGGTCATCTACACAG GTGAACGAGGTATAAAACGATGGGTTGCACCAACACTACGTGTAATCAACAAGCGAAAGGCCAAATTAGGACCACAGCCTGAGCCGCGGCGAAGTAATTTCCTTGATTGGAATTATAACGCAGAAATATTTGCATTTAACAAAAGGTTGTCCGAAAATTTTGATGTCGAACTATTGCAACAAGCTTTTACTCATAGGTCTTACGTTGCACAAGAGGAACAGAAGCAGAGAGAGGTTGGCATTGAAAATCCAGAATTAAGCATCAAGGATAACACTGATCTCATAGTAGAAGGAAAATGCTTAACATCGGAAATAGTTGAGCGTTATTTAAGACAAGCTCTGCCAAGACTTCCGGAAGAAGGCATTTT gaAACTGAAGGATTATCTTTTAAGCGAGGAGATTGTGGCTAAGGTTTCTGTACAGATTGGAACTAAAGATATTATATTAAGCGAG GACCATCCTGTGCGGCAGGAAACCTTAGTGAATACGTTCTTTGCATTAGTAGCAGCATTAGCTCGCAGCAATGACGTAGTTCACACAAGCTTTTTTGTGCGTGACTTTTTGATAGCTACGCTTTCTGATAAAGAAATATTGTCAATCTGGACTCCTAGCCATCCGTTTCAAACACTAGATGCTATTCTgaatagagaaaaaagagGTTCTGCAGATTTTCGTCTCACTGCTCAAACTGGAGTAAACACAATTCTAGCTGCTTACCAAGTTGCAGTTTATTCTGATCAGCAGTTTCTCGGTATAG GTACCGGCGAAACTGTACAAGTGGCAAAAAATATTGCAGCACTTGACGCTCTGCAGCGAATGTTCGGAATAGCTGATTTCAGCCGGCCAATTCCGTTCAATTTAACAGTGGATGTATCATCTCAGAGAACTGAAAATCTACCACTCACGAAATGGTGTACCGAAAATTTGAAGCATACAGTCGGAGGTTGA
- the LOC107227840 gene encoding cytochrome c oxidase subunit 5B, mitochondrial, which translates to MASLCGRILLQVSRRSINTSVRCGTKVPEMADPLDHATGLEKKELLARAAGNDDPFDMKVIKRGPGTKDCPNEVPSAFDSRLVGCICEEDATSINWMWLHQGSPRRCECGHWFKLIEKTPL; encoded by the exons ATGGCATCGCTGTGTGGAAGGATTCTTCTCCAAGTTTCTCGTCGCTCAATCAACACATCAGTAAGATGTGGTACCAAAG TTCCAGAAATGGCAGATCCCCTGGACCACGCCACtggtttggaaaaaaaagagctACTCGCTCGTGCTGCTGGCAATGAT GATCCATTTGACATGAAAGTAATCAAGCGTGGACCAGGAACTAAAGATTGTCCAAATGAGGTACCTAGTGCATTTGACAGCCGACTGGTTGGATGTATTTGCGAAGAGGATGCAACTTCAATAAACTGGATGTGGCTGCACCAAGGTTCCCCTCGTCGTTGCGAATGTGGCCACTGGTTCAAATTGATTGAGAAAACTcctttataa
- the LOC107227849 gene encoding peroxisomal membrane protein PEX13 isoform X1, whose product MNQQGHSNCNNNQFRAIPDLGRSEPSLPINSNVSNFQQRNPPPLPPRTNRSVQSYQPMYGDHRSLPLPYYSGYGTGMNYRGYGGYGSYGGYGGYSGTSGYNSYNQFGGPSGDVENRFVQLAEERTRPAFQSIETMVHTFSSITMMLESTFFAMTSSFRAILSVADNIGRLRSMFGHFLDTFALIRFMKWLYWKSMYMLGLRPDDPNSELLWRQTAIEVMNGGKTGSSSWPIFMFLSMLFAIPYLVHKLVHNAKELKINTDNPKEWFQQNEPMYTATATYDFNATSSEELSLRCGQKIWLAPKSLQPKDTPGWWKATDSVNVGLIPSSYVTVVGQIKKKSTVPEQGTANDCSENIGTSMAQSSNQKDKCSFPDLEEAYGTKIPEED is encoded by the exons ATGAATCAACAAGGGCATAGTAATTGCAACAATAACCAGTTTAGAGCCATCCCGGACCTCGGAAGAAG CGAGCCAAGCCTTCCAATCAACAGTAATGTGTCCAATTTCCAACAGAGGAATCCCCCACCTTTGCCACCCCGTACAAATAGATCTGTTCAAAGTTACCAGCCAATGTATGGGGATCACAGATCGTTGCCTTTACCATATTACAGTGGATATGGAACAGGCATGAATTACAGAGGCTATGGAGGCTATGGCTCATATGGTGGATATGGTGGATACAGTGGGACGTCAGGTTATAATTCATATAATCAATTTGGCGGGCCTAGTGGCGATGTAGAGAATCG ATTTGTTCAGTTAGCCGAAGAGAGAACCAGGCCAGCATTCCAATCCATAGAAACAATGGTACACACATTTTCATCTATCACAATGATGCTTGAATCAACATTTTTTGCAATGACAAGCTCGTTTAGAGCCATTCTTAGCGTAGCAGACAACATAGGTAGATTACGCTCCATGTTCGGACACTTCTTGGATACATTTGCTCTTATTAGATTTATGAAGTGGTTGTACTGGAAGAGTATGTACATGCTGG GATTACGCCCTGACGATCCAAATAGTGAATTGTTATGGCGCCAGACAGCAATTGAAGTCATGAATGGAGGGAAAACGGGATCTTCCAGTTGGCCAATTTTCATGTTTCTCAGCATGTTGTTTGCCATTCCTTATTTAGTCCATAAATTAGTTCATAATGCCAAAGAACTTAAAATAAACA CTGATAATCCAAAAGAATGGTTCCAACAGAACGAGCCTATGTATACAGCAACAGCGACATATGACTTTAATGCCACTTCTAGCGAAGAACTCAGTTTAAGATGTGGACAAAAAATTTGGCTAGCACCAAAATCTCTGCAACCTAAGGATACACCTGGTTGGTGGAAAGCAACGGATAGTGTGAACGTGGGTTTGATACCATCTTCATATGTGACAGTGGTTGggcagattaaaaaaaaatcaacagtCCCTGAACAGGGAACAGCGAATGATTGTTCTGAAAATATTGGCACCAGTATGGCTCAGAGTTCTAATCAAAAAGACAAATGTAGTTTTCCCGATCTTGAGGAAGCTTACGGGACTAAAATACCCGAGGAAGATTAA
- the LOC107227849 gene encoding peroxisomal membrane protein PEX13 isoform X3 codes for MYGDHRSLPLPYYSGYGTGMNYRGYGGYGSYGGYGGYSGTSGYNSYNQFGGPSGDVENRFVQLAEERTRPAFQSIETMVHTFSSITMMLESTFFAMTSSFRAILSVADNIGRLRSMFGHFLDTFALIRFMKWLYWKSMYMLGLRPDDPNSELLWRQTAIEVMNGGKTGSSSWPIFMFLSMLFAIPYLVHKLVHNAKELKINTDNPKEWFQQNEPMYTATATYDFNATSSEELSLRCGQKIWLAPKSLQPKDTPGWWKATDSVNVGLIPSSYVTVVGQIKKKSTVPEQGTANDCSENIGTSMAQSSNQKDKCSFPDLEEAYGTKIPEED; via the exons ATGTATGGGGATCACAGATCGTTGCCTTTACCATATTACAGTGGATATGGAACAGGCATGAATTACAGAGGCTATGGAGGCTATGGCTCATATGGTGGATATGGTGGATACAGTGGGACGTCAGGTTATAATTCATATAATCAATTTGGCGGGCCTAGTGGCGATGTAGAGAATCG ATTTGTTCAGTTAGCCGAAGAGAGAACCAGGCCAGCATTCCAATCCATAGAAACAATGGTACACACATTTTCATCTATCACAATGATGCTTGAATCAACATTTTTTGCAATGACAAGCTCGTTTAGAGCCATTCTTAGCGTAGCAGACAACATAGGTAGATTACGCTCCATGTTCGGACACTTCTTGGATACATTTGCTCTTATTAGATTTATGAAGTGGTTGTACTGGAAGAGTATGTACATGCTGG GATTACGCCCTGACGATCCAAATAGTGAATTGTTATGGCGCCAGACAGCAATTGAAGTCATGAATGGAGGGAAAACGGGATCTTCCAGTTGGCCAATTTTCATGTTTCTCAGCATGTTGTTTGCCATTCCTTATTTAGTCCATAAATTAGTTCATAATGCCAAAGAACTTAAAATAAACA CTGATAATCCAAAAGAATGGTTCCAACAGAACGAGCCTATGTATACAGCAACAGCGACATATGACTTTAATGCCACTTCTAGCGAAGAACTCAGTTTAAGATGTGGACAAAAAATTTGGCTAGCACCAAAATCTCTGCAACCTAAGGATACACCTGGTTGGTGGAAAGCAACGGATAGTGTGAACGTGGGTTTGATACCATCTTCATATGTGACAGTGGTTGggcagattaaaaaaaaatcaacagtCCCTGAACAGGGAACAGCGAATGATTGTTCTGAAAATATTGGCACCAGTATGGCTCAGAGTTCTAATCAAAAAGACAAATGTAGTTTTCCCGATCTTGAGGAAGCTTACGGGACTAAAATACCCGAGGAAGATTAA
- the LOC107227849 gene encoding peroxisomal membrane protein PEX13 isoform X2, whose translation MTVFIKSIIRCYTDPITVIASRNPPPLPPRTNRSVQSYQPMYGDHRSLPLPYYSGYGTGMNYRGYGGYGSYGGYGGYSGTSGYNSYNQFGGPSGDVENRFVQLAEERTRPAFQSIETMVHTFSSITMMLESTFFAMTSSFRAILSVADNIGRLRSMFGHFLDTFALIRFMKWLYWKSMYMLGLRPDDPNSELLWRQTAIEVMNGGKTGSSSWPIFMFLSMLFAIPYLVHKLVHNAKELKINTDNPKEWFQQNEPMYTATATYDFNATSSEELSLRCGQKIWLAPKSLQPKDTPGWWKATDSVNVGLIPSSYVTVVGQIKKKSTVPEQGTANDCSENIGTSMAQSSNQKDKCSFPDLEEAYGTKIPEED comes from the exons ATGACGGTTTTTATCAAGTCAATAATCAGATGTTATACCGATCCTATTACTGTTATTGCTAGT AGGAATCCCCCACCTTTGCCACCCCGTACAAATAGATCTGTTCAAAGTTACCAGCCAATGTATGGGGATCACAGATCGTTGCCTTTACCATATTACAGTGGATATGGAACAGGCATGAATTACAGAGGCTATGGAGGCTATGGCTCATATGGTGGATATGGTGGATACAGTGGGACGTCAGGTTATAATTCATATAATCAATTTGGCGGGCCTAGTGGCGATGTAGAGAATCG ATTTGTTCAGTTAGCCGAAGAGAGAACCAGGCCAGCATTCCAATCCATAGAAACAATGGTACACACATTTTCATCTATCACAATGATGCTTGAATCAACATTTTTTGCAATGACAAGCTCGTTTAGAGCCATTCTTAGCGTAGCAGACAACATAGGTAGATTACGCTCCATGTTCGGACACTTCTTGGATACATTTGCTCTTATTAGATTTATGAAGTGGTTGTACTGGAAGAGTATGTACATGCTGG GATTACGCCCTGACGATCCAAATAGTGAATTGTTATGGCGCCAGACAGCAATTGAAGTCATGAATGGAGGGAAAACGGGATCTTCCAGTTGGCCAATTTTCATGTTTCTCAGCATGTTGTTTGCCATTCCTTATTTAGTCCATAAATTAGTTCATAATGCCAAAGAACTTAAAATAAACA CTGATAATCCAAAAGAATGGTTCCAACAGAACGAGCCTATGTATACAGCAACAGCGACATATGACTTTAATGCCACTTCTAGCGAAGAACTCAGTTTAAGATGTGGACAAAAAATTTGGCTAGCACCAAAATCTCTGCAACCTAAGGATACACCTGGTTGGTGGAAAGCAACGGATAGTGTGAACGTGGGTTTGATACCATCTTCATATGTGACAGTGGTTGggcagattaaaaaaaaatcaacagtCCCTGAACAGGGAACAGCGAATGATTGTTCTGAAAATATTGGCACCAGTATGGCTCAGAGTTCTAATCAAAAAGACAAATGTAGTTTTCCCGATCTTGAGGAAGCTTACGGGACTAAAATACCCGAGGAAGATTAA